One Bacteroidetes Order II. bacterium genomic region harbors:
- a CDS encoding Do family serine endopeptidase codes for MKDMKRKVLMGILVAVSAFGGGMAFTAGSKFFAPNEVHAASEIPTPEDLGNAFSAVAEAVNPAVVQVIPTQKVKGMANPFGGNSPFRFFFEEQEEGGENSPPRSRDQFQQGLGSGFLIREDGYIVTNNHVVKDATELEVKTFDSKTYKAKVIGTDASNDLAVIKIEGSGFPTVQLGEVTNLRVGQWVVAIGSPFEQELGNTVTAGIISAMGRNKADLTTFSSFIQTDAAINPGNSGGPLLNLQGKVIGVNSAILSRSGGFQGIGFAIPADIVRNSVDQIINKGKVSYGFLGLMPAPVPSGLARAMNLPTGGALVSSVNDDSPAQKSGLVADDVITAVNGRKINGPDQLRSMVANMPPGTKVVLTYFRDGKEKKTTVTLAERPAETLADAGTGAGGEAGEDEDAKTTLDKLGFSLENLTTDVRQRLKFGENASGVLVTDVSPIGIAFKEADLRTNFLIQFVGKSRNDMTVVKSKTDFLREYKSYKSGDVVYLRGQYPGGNTVLTAFTKP; via the coding sequence ATGAAAGACATGAAGCGAAAAGTGCTCATGGGGATCCTGGTAGCGGTCTCCGCCTTTGGCGGTGGTATGGCATTTACCGCCGGTTCCAAATTTTTTGCGCCCAACGAAGTCCATGCTGCTTCCGAAATACCCACGCCGGAAGACCTTGGAAATGCATTTTCTGCGGTTGCCGAAGCCGTTAATCCTGCCGTAGTACAAGTGATCCCCACCCAAAAAGTAAAAGGCATGGCCAATCCGTTTGGTGGCAACTCGCCTTTCCGCTTTTTCTTCGAGGAACAAGAAGAAGGCGGTGAAAACAGTCCTCCCCGCTCCCGCGACCAATTCCAACAAGGGCTTGGTTCCGGCTTTCTGATCCGGGAAGATGGTTATATTGTGACCAATAACCACGTTGTTAAAGATGCAACCGAATTGGAAGTGAAAACCTTCGATAGCAAAACCTATAAAGCGAAGGTCATTGGTACGGATGCGAGCAACGACCTCGCCGTGATCAAAATCGAAGGTAGTGGCTTCCCAACCGTCCAATTGGGAGAGGTGACCAATTTACGGGTTGGACAATGGGTAGTGGCCATTGGTTCGCCCTTCGAACAAGAGCTTGGAAACACGGTTACGGCGGGTATTATTAGCGCGATGGGACGCAATAAAGCAGACCTTACCACTTTCTCTAGCTTTATCCAAACAGATGCCGCCATTAATCCAGGAAACTCCGGTGGCCCACTGCTGAACCTTCAAGGCAAGGTCATTGGGGTGAATTCGGCCATCCTTTCCCGTTCTGGTGGTTTTCAGGGCATCGGATTTGCGATCCCGGCAGACATTGTCCGCAATTCGGTGGACCAAATCATCAACAAGGGTAAGGTGAGCTATGGATTTCTGGGGCTGATGCCCGCACCTGTCCCAAGTGGATTGGCACGTGCGATGAACTTACCGACTGGCGGGGCATTGGTCAGCAGTGTGAATGACGATTCGCCCGCGCAAAAATCGGGGCTGGTCGCCGACGATGTGATTACCGCCGTAAACGGTCGTAAAATCAATGGTCCAGATCAACTACGCTCTATGGTGGCCAATATGCCACCCGGGACGAAGGTGGTTTTAACCTACTTCCGCGATGGAAAAGAAAAGAAAACGACGGTCACTTTGGCTGAACGCCCCGCCGAGACCCTTGCAGATGCCGGAACAGGTGCAGGAGGTGAGGCCGGAGAAGACGAGGATGCCAAAACCACACTCGATAAATTGGGCTTCTCGTTAGAAAACCTGACCACCGACGTGCGGCAGCGCCTGAAATTCGGTGAGAATGCTTCGGGGGTGCTCGTGACCGATGTCTCGCCAATTGGCATTGCCTTTAAAGAAGCCGACTTACGTACCAACTTCCTGATTCAGTTCGTGGGGAAGAGCCGGAATGACATGACGGTGGTGAAATCTAAGACGGATTTCTTGCGCGAATACAAAAGCTATAAGTCGGGGGATGTGGTTTATTTACGCGGCCAATACCCTGGTGGAAATACCGTACTGACGGCATTTACCAAGCCATAA
- a CDS encoding class II fumarate hydratase, whose translation MSEFRIERDSMGDVQVPASAWYGSQTERAKHNFPISALRFPRRFIEALGIVKKSCAIANEKIGLLDAEKSAVIQAACDKVIAGEMDAEFVLDIFQTGSGTSTNMNANEVISNLGTVAMGGERGGKLIHPNDHVNMSQSSNDVIPTAMHVAARVAIEQELLPALTTFEESLKAKAEAFDHVVKSGRTHLMDATPVRLGQEFGGYAAQIAKARTRIKHASEELSELALGGTATGTGINCPPAFPVNAIAAISEQTFIAFHEAENHMEAQASKDAYVSVAGALNALAVSVMKIVNDIRWLGSGPTSGLSEILLPDLQPGSSIMPGKVNPVMSEALMMVSARVQGNLTTITVGGQMGNFELNVMMPVMAYAMLESVSILSNGLDAFRTKCLDGIVANEARCKELLELNPSIATALNRTIGYDMAAKVAKQAAKEHKSVRVVVKELGLLTDEELDAVLDVRSMTEAGIPGS comes from the coding sequence ATGAGTGAATTTCGTATTGAACGGGACTCTATGGGCGATGTCCAGGTTCCGGCATCTGCTTGGTATGGCTCACAAACCGAACGTGCTAAGCATAATTTTCCCATCAGTGCCCTGCGCTTTCCACGCCGCTTTATCGAGGCATTGGGCATTGTTAAAAAATCCTGTGCCATTGCCAATGAAAAAATAGGTTTATTGGATGCCGAAAAGTCTGCGGTAATTCAGGCCGCTTGTGATAAAGTCATCGCGGGTGAAATGGATGCCGAATTTGTCTTGGATATTTTCCAGACAGGCTCCGGCACCTCAACCAATATGAATGCCAACGAGGTGATTTCTAATCTTGGCACGGTGGCAATGGGAGGGGAACGCGGGGGCAAACTCATTCATCCCAACGACCACGTAAATATGTCGCAATCCTCGAACGATGTAATCCCAACAGCCATGCACGTGGCAGCGCGGGTGGCCATCGAGCAGGAACTGCTCCCCGCCCTAACGACCTTCGAGGAATCGCTAAAAGCCAAAGCCGAAGCCTTTGATCATGTGGTTAAAAGTGGTCGTACCCATCTCATGGATGCCACGCCCGTTCGGTTGGGGCAGGAATTTGGTGGATATGCTGCACAAATCGCCAAAGCCCGCACCCGTATTAAACATGCTTCGGAAGAACTCTCGGAACTTGCACTCGGTGGAACAGCTACCGGAACGGGGATCAACTGCCCGCCTGCTTTTCCCGTGAATGCCATTGCGGCCATCTCCGAACAAACCTTTATCGCCTTCCACGAGGCCGAAAACCACATGGAGGCGCAGGCTTCCAAAGATGCGTATGTCTCGGTGGCTGGCGCCCTAAATGCGCTTGCGGTTTCGGTGATGAAAATCGTCAATGACATTCGTTGGCTCGGTTCTGGCCCAACCAGCGGCCTCAGCGAAATCTTATTGCCCGACCTTCAGCCCGGCTCTTCTATCATGCCCGGTAAGGTAAATCCGGTGATGAGCGAGGCCCTGATGATGGTTTCTGCACGGGTGCAAGGCAACCTGACAACCATTACCGTCGGCGGGCAAATGGGGAATTTTGAGTTGAATGTGATGATGCCTGTTATGGCATATGCCATGCTCGAAAGTGTCTCTATTTTGTCTAATGGTCTCGATGCCTTCCGAACGAAATGTCTTGATGGGATTGTGGCAAACGAAGCCCGTTGTAAAGAATTACTGGAACTCAATCCCTCAATTGCGACCGCCCTCAACCGAACCATCGGCTATGACATGGCCGCCAAAGTGGCCAAACAAGCAGCCAAAGAACACAAATCCGTTCGTGTGGTGGTAAAAGAATTGGGCTTGTTGACCGATGAAGAACTGGATGCTGTCTTGGATGTGCGGAGTATGACCGAGGCGGGAATTCCAGGAAGCTAA
- the recO gene encoding DNA repair protein RecO, which translates to MILKSEAIVLRRMNYGETSQIITLFTRKKGKVSVLAKGARSLKSRFGATLEPLSYIQVVYYHKPTRDLQTLSETTRLHPFYDLLRDPAKTALAFQMVELVDAVSEAEAINIPLFTLLLEVLATLNDATQHADNILFYFELRLAVLFGVAPHIEKTTVEAVGEEGGWFLLEQGAVLPAHTPIQGIAKRASRAALRALAILALAPLETLLRFALNPQTQSEVRQLIDAYLAHHFEGLHRSRTRDVLAQMNA; encoded by the coding sequence ATGATACTGAAATCCGAAGCCATTGTCCTGCGCCGTATGAACTATGGCGAAACAAGCCAAATTATTACCCTTTTCACGCGAAAAAAAGGCAAGGTTTCGGTTTTAGCGAAGGGGGCAAGGTCCCTCAAAAGTCGCTTTGGGGCCACGTTAGAGCCTCTTTCGTATATTCAGGTGGTTTATTACCACAAGCCTACACGGGATCTACAAACACTGAGCGAAACCACCCGACTACACCCCTTTTACGACCTGCTCCGTGATCCGGCTAAAACCGCATTGGCATTTCAGATGGTGGAACTGGTGGATGCCGTTTCCGAAGCAGAGGCTATCAATATCCCGCTCTTTACCTTGTTATTAGAAGTACTTGCCACCTTGAATGATGCGACACAACATGCCGATAACATTTTGTTTTATTTTGAGTTAAGACTTGCCGTTCTGTTTGGCGTTGCACCCCACATTGAAAAAACAACCGTGGAAGCCGTGGGCGAAGAAGGGGGCTGGTTTTTGCTGGAGCAGGGAGCCGTTCTACCAGCGCATACCCCAATTCAAGGTATCGCGAAACGTGCCAGTCGGGCGGCCTTGCGTGCCTTGGCCATCCTTGCTTTGGCCCCTTTAGAAACACTGCTGAGATTTGCACTTAATCCGCAAACCCAAAGCGAGGTACGACAACTCATAGATGCCTATCTGGCCCACCATTTTGAAGGCTTGCACCGATCCCGTACCCGCGACGTATTGGCCCAAATGAACGCCTGA
- a CDS encoding nucleotidyltransferase family protein yields the protein MKAMIFAAGLGTRLRPLTESVPKALVEVNGTPLLGLIILRLKRFGFKDLIINVHHFPDMIVDYLAEHDNFGVNITISDEREALLETGGGLQKAAWFFDDGKPFLVHNVDILSDLNLLEIYEDHIKSGALATLAVSGRKTSRVLLFDEQEVLCGWRNLKTGEEKWARPTPGSCRERSFSGIHVICPEIFSEISQTGRFSIIDTYLELGGRFPIKAHYHDESHWMDVGKPETLQQAVGLLAKIEAIG from the coding sequence ATGAAAGCCATGATTTTTGCTGCCGGACTGGGCACGCGCCTGCGTCCGCTAACAGAATCTGTTCCTAAAGCATTGGTCGAAGTAAATGGAACGCCATTGCTTGGCCTGATTATTCTTCGCTTGAAGCGATTTGGATTCAAGGATCTCATCATCAATGTCCACCACTTTCCAGACATGATTGTGGATTATTTAGCCGAGCATGACAACTTTGGGGTCAATATCACCATATCGGACGAGCGAGAGGCCCTTTTGGAAACGGGTGGTGGGCTTCAAAAGGCGGCGTGGTTTTTTGACGATGGCAAACCCTTTCTGGTACACAATGTGGACATTTTGTCTGACTTAAACCTGCTGGAAATTTATGAGGACCACATCAAAAGTGGTGCCTTGGCAACGTTAGCAGTTAGTGGCCGCAAAACCTCGCGGGTGCTTTTGTTTGATGAGCAAGAAGTGTTGTGCGGCTGGCGTAACCTGAAAACAGGCGAGGAAAAATGGGCGCGACCAACTCCGGGGTCTTGTCGAGAGCGCTCGTTTAGTGGCATACATGTCATTTGCCCAGAAATTTTTTCAGAAATCTCGCAAACAGGACGTTTCTCCATCATAGACACCTACCTTGAGTTGGGAGGGCGTTTTCCGATTAAAGCGCATTATCACGATGAATCACATTGGATGGATGTGGGCAAGCCAGAAACATTACAACAAGCGGTTGGACTTTTGGCCAAAATAGAAGCGATTGGGTGA
- the lexA gene encoding repressor LexA, giving the protein MNRKQLTPKQQEVLHYIKNYVRSSSNWPTYGDLVDEFGFRSPNSVTQNLQALVKKGYLVRDGNGYHFPHQELEIPLVSRGIPVSGIITAGALQEAVGEDLGDLTLEDLFPKLERMFALRVKGNSMIEAGILDGDYVLLSQETDLPNGTIGAVMVDGETTLKRVFRESTGLRLEPANHELEDILVDKQRFEFEDVQIIGRYIGRIGKDGAMMTIGGP; this is encoded by the coding sequence ATTAACAGAAAACAACTCACGCCCAAGCAACAAGAAGTGCTGCACTACATAAAAAACTATGTTCGATCCAGTTCTAATTGGCCGACATATGGAGATTTGGTAGATGAATTTGGGTTTCGGTCTCCCAACAGCGTTACCCAAAACCTACAGGCGCTTGTAAAAAAAGGGTATCTTGTCCGAGATGGAAACGGATACCATTTCCCGCATCAGGAATTGGAAATACCCCTTGTCTCGCGCGGCATTCCGGTGTCTGGGATTATTACAGCGGGTGCCTTGCAAGAAGCCGTGGGTGAGGACTTGGGCGATCTGACGTTAGAAGATTTGTTTCCGAAATTAGAGCGGATGTTTGCCCTCCGTGTGAAGGGTAATTCCATGATTGAAGCGGGTATCTTGGATGGTGACTATGTTTTGTTGTCGCAAGAAACCGATTTACCCAATGGAACAATTGGTGCGGTTATGGTAGATGGGGAAACCACCCTTAAACGGGTATTCCGTGAGTCAACCGGATTGCGACTGGAGCCTGCCAACCACGAATTGGAAGACATCCTTGTGGATAAGCAGCGCTTTGAATTTGAAGATGTGCAAATAATTGGTCGCTACATTGGCCGTATTGGGAAAGACGGTGCGATGATGACCATCGGTGGCCCTTAA
- a CDS encoding pantoate--beta-alanine ligase, with protein MKIFQTVAEVQSFSSSIQQSGLRLALVPTMGALHEGHLRLVDEARRHAEKVVVSIFVNPTQFGPNEDFSRYPRTLEADLSALSERGVSGVFTPSVIEMYPPNDQTWVYVVGLDTHLCGPFRPEHFRGVTTIVARLFLACRPHVAVFGLKDAQQFLILRRMVRDLHFGIEMVGMATVREADGLAMSSRNRYLTEADRQKASVISKAVFLGRDLIAGGERNPALVENAMREVMESVAGVSVQYAEVVDTEQLQRPVYLQPETDYLVAVAAYIGQTRLIDNQFVSTGNLAT; from the coding sequence ATGAAAATCTTTCAAACCGTTGCCGAAGTCCAGTCTTTTTCCTCCAGTATCCAGCAATCAGGCCTTCGTTTGGCGCTTGTCCCCACCATGGGCGCATTGCACGAAGGTCATTTACGTTTGGTGGACGAAGCCCGCCGCCATGCCGAAAAAGTGGTGGTCTCCATTTTTGTAAACCCGACACAATTTGGCCCGAACGAGGATTTCAGTCGTTACCCAAGAACCTTAGAAGCAGACCTTTCGGCCCTTTCTGAGCGGGGGGTATCGGGCGTATTTACCCCTTCCGTTATCGAGATGTATCCTCCTAACGACCAGACATGGGTGTATGTTGTGGGGTTAGATACGCATCTTTGCGGCCCGTTTCGTCCGGAGCATTTCCGGGGTGTCACCACCATAGTGGCACGGCTTTTTTTGGCTTGTCGGCCACACGTAGCGGTTTTTGGCCTGAAGGATGCCCAACAATTTTTAATCCTTCGGCGGATGGTGCGCGACCTGCACTTTGGCATCGAGATGGTGGGCATGGCAACCGTGCGCGAGGCAGATGGTTTGGCCATGTCTTCCCGAAATCGGTATCTCACCGAAGCAGACCGCCAGAAAGCATCGGTTATTTCTAAGGCCGTTTTTTTAGGGCGCGACCTGATTGCTGGCGGAGAACGAAACCCCGCCCTGGTAGAGAACGCCATGCGCGAGGTGATGGAATCGGTGGCGGGTGTATCGGTTCAATATGCCGAAGTGGTGGACACCGAGCAACTCCAACGTCCTGTCTACTTACAACCAGAGACCGATTATTTGGTGGCAGTTGCAGCGTATATTGGCCAAACGCGGTTGATAGATAACCAATTCGTTTCCACCGGAAATTTAGCGACTTGA
- the lexA gene encoding repressor LexA yields the protein MNRNPLTPKQMAFLQFLQDYVRETGLWPTYNDISDRFDFRSPNSVTQNLQALQKKGYLRKDLNGYQLTTPEEERQRRKIRIRGVITAGCLQEAVEENLGTITIDLLNRHRYNRMFALRVKGSSMINAGIQDGDLVLLIDEDIPNGGIGAVLYNGQTTLKRIYTDEQGLHLVPANDEFPGVKIHPALFEEVRVLGRYIGRVNHSGRMVMAAAA from the coding sequence ATAAATCGCAACCCCCTCACTCCCAAACAAATGGCTTTTCTGCAATTCTTGCAGGATTATGTTCGCGAGACGGGCTTGTGGCCCACGTATAACGATATTTCAGACCGCTTTGACTTCCGCTCCCCAAACAGTGTGACCCAAAACCTGCAAGCCTTGCAAAAAAAAGGATACCTTCGGAAAGATCTTAATGGATACCAATTAACCACGCCCGAAGAAGAACGGCAAAGACGCAAAATCCGGATTCGAGGCGTTATTACTGCTGGTTGTTTGCAAGAAGCGGTTGAGGAAAATTTGGGAACCATTACGATAGACCTGCTCAACCGTCATCGGTATAATCGTATGTTTGCCCTCCGCGTGAAAGGTTCTTCGATGATTAATGCAGGTATTCAGGATGGGGATTTGGTCTTATTAATAGACGAAGACATTCCAAATGGCGGTATTGGAGCCGTTTTATATAATGGACAAACAACCTTAAAACGTATATATACTGACGAACAGGGCCTCCACCTGGTTCCGGCAAATGATGAGTTCCCCGGCGTAAAAATCCACCCAGCCCTCTTCGAGGAAGTTCGGGTACTGGGCCGATACATAGGGAGGGTGAACCACTCCGGCAGAATGGTTATGGCTGCTGCGGCTTAA